CGACCTCGATGCCCGCCTCGCGAAGGCGGGCGGCCGCCGCCCCGTTCTGGATGCCGAGCTGCATCCACACGGCGGACGGCCGCGCGGACATCGAGAGGATCTCGTCGACGTGCGCGGGGATGTGGTCGGACGCGCGAAAGAGGTTCACGAGGTCGACGGGCTCGGCGACGTCGCGCAGCGTCGCGAACGCGGGCTGCCCGAGCACGCGGTCGAGCTTCGGGTTCACGGGAACGATGCGGAAGCCGTGGAGCTGCAGGTACTGGGGAACCCGATAGGCGTCCTCGGACTCCAGATCCTTGATGCCGACGACGGCGATGGTCCGGCATCGCTCGAGGACGGCGCGCAGCTCGTGATCGGTCTCGGGCAAGGCGACTCCGAAGCGGCTGCGCGCGGAACGATTGCGCTGGAATGCGAACGCCGACGACGTGTCGATCGGTCGACACTCGTCGACCCACCCACTACGGTACCCCGCCATGCTGCTCGCGCGACCTCGTTCGTCCCGGTCCATGGGTTCGCTCCGGTCCGGCGGCGCCGACGTCGCGGCTCCGGCTGTCCCCGCCGCCCGGCGTCCCGACGGACGCGCTCCGCGCGGTTCGTCTCCGGCCACTCGGGTCGCGCGGTGGGTGCGCGCCGCGCTCGCGGCGGTTCCCGCGCTGTGCGCGCTCGCCGGGCCGGCAATGGGCGTCGACATCGACGACCCGGCCGCGCGACTGGAGCGTCACGAGCTCGCGAACGGGCTCGTCGTGCTGCTGCTCGAGGACCACTCGACGCCCGTCGTCTCGCTGCAGGTCTGGGTGCGCGCGGGCTCGCGCGACGAGGCGCGCTACTCGGGCATCGCGCACCTGTTCGAGCACATGATGTTCAAGGGCTCGAAGAACCTCGAGCCCGAGCGCCACGCGCAGCTCGTCACCGACCGCGGCGGCGCCATCAACGCGTTCACGAGCGACGACGTCACGGTCTACTTCGAGGACGTCACGCGCGAGTCGCTGCCCCTCGTGATCGACCTCGAGGCGGAGCGCTTCGCGAACCTCCACGTCGACGATGCGATGCTGACGAGCGAACGCGAGGTCGTGCTCGAGGAGCGCGGGATGCGCACGGAGAACGACCCGGGCGGGCTCGCGTTCGAGGCGCTCGCGGCGACGGCGTGGATGGCCCATCCCTACCGGCGCCCCGTGATCGGCTGGCGCAGCGACGTCGAGGCCGTGACGGTCGAGAAGTGCCAGGAGTTCTTCGACGCCTACTACGCCGCGAACAACCTCGTGCTCGTCGTGGCCGGCGACTTCGACGCGAAGGAGGCGCTCGATCGCATCCGCCTCCGCTTCGGCTCGCTTCGCCGCTCGGAGATCGAGCGCAACCCGACGCGCGAGCCGGAGCAGCGCGGCGAGCGCCGCGTCGTCGTCGAGTTCGACGTGCGCAGCCCCATCCTGATGGCGGGCTGGCACGCGCCGGCGACCGGCCACCCCGACGGTGCCGCGCTCGACGTCGCGAGCCAGATCCTGTCCGATGGGCGCTCGAGCCGGCTCTACCGGACGCTCGTCGATCGCGAGGCGAAGGCGCTCTACGCCTACGGCGGCTACTGGGAGCTGCAGGACGCGGGCCTCTTCTACGCGAGCGCGGGCGTGCGTCCCGACGCCGCGATCGGGGACGTCGAGGCGCTCTTCTTCGGAGAGATCGACCGCATCCGCGAAGCGGGCGTGAGCGAGGCCGAGGTGGCGAAGGCGAAGCGCCAGCTCGAGGTCGGGATGATCGGCGGGCTTCGCACGGCGCACGCGCTCGCGAGCCGCATCGGGCGCGACTACGTCGCGTTCGGCCGCGTGCGCTCCATCGACGAGCGGCTCGCGGAGATCGCGGCCGTCGCGCCGGCCGACGTGCAGCGCGTCGTCGCCACCTATCTCGTGCCGGAGAAGCGCAGCGTCGTGCACGTCGTGGCGCCGGCCGCGCCGCCGCAGTCGGGCGCGGAGGCGGCGCGATGAGCGCGCGCGCCGGAGCTCCGCGCGCGCTCGCCGCGCGGGTCGCACTCGCGGTGGCGCTCGCGCTCGGCGCGGGCTGCCAGCTCGTCGGCCGTGCCGCGGAGCGCGCCCCCGTCTACGGCCCGCCGTTCGCGACGCTGCCGCCGGCCTGGGACGAGGCGCCGCCCGAGCCCGCGGACGCGCCCATCACCGAGCCCGGCGCGCTCGCGCGCTTCGCCCTGCCGAACGGCCTGCACGCGATCCTGCTGAGCGATCACCGCCTGCCGCACCTCGTCGTCGGCGTCGCCCTTCGCCGCGGCGCGGGTGCCGAGCCGCCCGAGCTCGCCGGCCTCGCCGCCTACACGGCCGAGCTGCTCGAGCGCGGCGCGGGCGACCGCGACGCGCTCGCGCTCGCGACGCTCGTCGACGGCCTCGGCGCGAGCCTCGGCGCGAGCGCCGACTGGGACTCGATGACGGTCACCGCGAGCGGCCTGTCGAGCGACGTCGACACGCTCTTCGAGGTGCTGCGCGACGTCGTGCTGCGGCCGCGCTTCGACGCCGAGGAAGGGCGCAAGGCGCGCGCCGAGACGCTCGCCGGCCTCGAGCAGGCGAAGGACGACCCGGCGACGCTCGTCGGGTGGCACGCGGCGCGAGCCGCCTACGGTGACCACCGCTACGGAACGCCGGCCGAAGGCACGAGCGAGACGGTCGCCCGGCTCGACGCCGCGGCCGCGCGTCGCTTCTGGGAGAGCGTCGCGATCGCGAACGACGCCGTCGTCTTCGCGGCCGGCGACATCGACCGCGCGGCCTTCGAGGCGCGCGTGCAGAGCGCGTTCGGCGGCTGGCGCAGCGGCGACGTGCCGCCCGAGGCGCCCGCGCCGCCCGCCCGCGTGCCGGGCGAGCGCAAGGTCGTCGTCGTCGACGAGCCCGACCTCAACCAGGCGCGCATCGTCCTCGTCCACGAGGGGCTCGCGCGCGCCGACGAGCGCCGCATCCCGGCGGCCGTGATGAACGACATCCTCGGCGGCGGCGGCTTCTCGTCGCGGCTGATGAAGAGCGTGCGCTCGGAGGCCGGCCTGACGTACGGCGTGTGGTCGGGCTTCGGGCTGCGGCGCCGCCCGGGGCCGTTCATCGTCGAGACGTTCACGCAGGTGCCGCGCGCCCGCGCCGCGCTCGATCGGGTGCTGGCCGAGCTCGAGCGCATCGCGACCGAGCCGCCCGACGCGGCGGAGGTGGCGGGTGCCCGGACGCTGCGCGTCGGCCGCTTCGGGCTCGGGCTCGAGACGTCGTCGAGCGTCGTCGAGGCGCTCGTCGACCTCGACGTGCACGGCCTTCCCGAGGACGGCCTCGACACGTTCCGCGGACGCGTGCGGCGCGTCGACGTGGAGGAGGTCGCCCGCATGGCGCGCGAGCTCGTGCACCCGGAGCGCGCGGCGATCGTCGTGCTCGGCCCGGCGAGCGCGCTCGTCCCGCAGCTCGAGGGCCTCGGCCACGTCGAGGTCGTCGCGCCCTGAGTGCGCGCGGCGGCGCTCCCGCGTCGCCCGCCCCTCGTTCGCCGCGCCCCGATCCACGTCGCCTGCGATCGCGTCCGGAATCCGCGAGAGCGCCGGCGCCGCGCGCGCTTCCCTCGGCCTCGGAGGAAGCGGCGATGGAGCTTCGGGTGCGCGGGATTCCGACGGACGAGTGCGAGCGGCTGCGCGCGGGCGGGCCCGACGCGAACGGTCGGCCGCCGCTGCGGCGCGTCGCGGAGGGCGTCGCCAACCCGTGCCGCCACTGCCTCGGGCTGATCGCGGAGGGCGACGAGAAGCTCGTGCTCGGCTACCGGCCGTTCCCGGCGCTCCAGCCGTACGCCGAGACGGGCCCCGTCTTCCTGCACGCGCGCGCCTGCGCGCGCTACGAGGCAGGCGTGCTGCCCGCGTGGTTCGACTTCCTCGACCCCGCGCTCGTGCGCGGCTACGACGCCGACGACTGGATCCTCTACGAGACGGGCGCCGTCGTGCGCGGGCCCGAGCTCCGCGTCGCGTGCGAGCGCATCCTCGCCGACGCGGCCGTCGCCTACGTGCACGTGCGGTCGAAGTTCGGCTGCTTCCAGTGCCGGGTCGATCGCGCGGGCGACGATGCGGGCGCGCTCGCGACGACCGCCTAGCGACCTTAGCTTCCGAAGATGTCGAGCACGTCGCTCCCGCGGACGTAGCGCGAGGGGTGGATCGCCTCCGCGAGCTCGTCGGGCGTGATGCCGTCGGGCGTGATCGCCTCGACCCAGGCGCGCTGCACGGGCCCGTACTCGCCCGGCACGAGCCCCGTGCGGCGATGCGCCGAGAAGAGCCGGTCGAGCGCCTCGAGCGTCTGGTAGGCGTCGAACTGCGTGCTGGGGCGGTTCTTCAGGAAGCGCCGCAGCTCGAAGCCGAGCACGCGGCGCGCGCCCGTCTGGCTGCGGAAGTCGGAGACGGCGGCGCCGAGCGTCGCGCGCAGCTCCGGCGCGTTGTGCAGGTCGGCCCCGAAGAGATCCTCGAACAGCCGCATCGCCTCCTGCGCGTTGTGCAGGTCGAGTCGCGCCGCCGTGAGCCGTGCGACCTCGCGGTCGCTGCGCCAGCCGCGCGAGGCGTCGTCGAAGATCGCGCTCGCGCGCGTGCGCGACACGAGCTCGCCCGCCGTCGCCTCGCGCGTCGCGATCCCGATCTCGGCGAAGGCGTCCGGCTCGATCGCGGGCGTCGCGAGCGACGCGCGCGACTCGGGCCGCGCCGGCGCCTCGGCGAGCGCCTCGGTGAGGTCGGTGGTCGACGGGCCGGCCGGGCGGCCGTCGAGCACGAGCGGCGCCACGTCGAGGTCGGCGGGGTCGGCGTCGTAGAAGAGCTGCCGGGGACCGAGCGCGCTGTCGTTGGGGTTCACCTCGAAGAGCGGGGCGTCGAGCGGGACGCCGTCGATCGCGGGGCGGCCGGCGGACGAGCCGATCACGAGGCGGTTGCCGCGCCCGAGCTGCGCGAGCGCTCCGGTCGCGCCGGTCGTCGCGAGCTGGAAGTCGTTCGCGACCCAGTCGACGCCCCCGTCCGGCTCGAAGCTCCCGTTCGAGCGGCGCACCGAGGCGGCGGGGCGCCGCAGCACGATCAGGTTCGCGGCGTCGATCTGGATCGAGTCGGCCGTGAGGTCGCCCACCGCGACGTCGCCGAGCGCGTCGATGTCGAGCGTGCCTGCGACGGTGAGCTTCTCGCCCGACGCGAGCACCGCGTCCTTCGCGAGCGTGGCGGGGTTCGGGTCGTAGTCGCCGAGCGAGACGTTCCCGTCGGTGCGGATCGCGAGCGTGCCGCGGCCGCGCTGGTAGATCGTCGCCGTGCGCGCGACCGGCTTGCGCGACGCGGGCGTGGTCGTTCCGGCCGCGAAGTCGACGGCGTCGACCGAGCGCACGAGCAGGTCGCCCGCGAGGTCGATCGCGACCGTGTCGGTGTTCGCGAGCGCCGTCGCGACGGAGCCCGCGCCGAACACGTCCTGCGACGGGTCGGCCGACGAGCCGAGCTCGAGCTCGCCGACGCCGCCGACGAAGTTCACCGTCAGGTCGCGGAGGCGGTTCATCGCGGTCGGGCCGGCGACGAGGCCGTCGTTGCCGACGCCCTTCACGAGGTGGAGCTTGTCGACGACGTCGAGCTCGAGGCTCTGACCGCCGTCCGTCGCGCCCTGGACCGTGTCCGCGAAGCGGATGCTCGAGGCGCTGAGCCGCGTGTCCTGGTCGATGCGCACGGCGCCCTCGTAGGACTGGTCGGCGAGCGTGCGGAAGTTCGCGGCGTCGATCGCGATCACGCCGCCCGCCGTCTTCGCGTGGAAGCCGTAGAAGCGCGGGGAGGTCGCCGTGTCGGCGGTCGGGTCGATCGAGATGCCGCCCAGCGCCGCGTTCGTCTCGCGCGTCTCGAGCGTGAGGTCGAAGCCCGCGAGCTGGTCGGCGACGGCGCCCGTGACCGCGAAGCCGCCGGTCTCCTGGATCAGGCGGTAGTCGAGGCCGAGCGCCGAACCGCCGCGGCCGGTGATCTGCTCGGCGCGCACGATCGACCCGTGGCCGGGAGTGAGGTCGAAGGCGTCGTGCTGCTCGAGCTGGACGCGCAGCGGCGTCGCGGCGGTCGTCCCGCGCAGGATCACGTCGTCGCTGTCGGCGAGGATCTCGTCGCCGGCGTTGCTCGCCGCGAGCTCGATCTCGCGCGCCTGCAGGAAGACCCGGTCGAAGTCGCCGGCGAGGTCGAGGTCGCCCATCGTCGCTTCGAGGCGCGCGATGCCGACCTCCGTCGACTCGATGCCGTCGACCGAGTTCGTGCCGGCGCGCACGTCGAGCACGTCCGCGAGCGCCACGTCCGCGATGTCGACGAACGCGTTGCCGCGCCGGCTGCGCACGAAGATCGTGTCGATCGAGGTCGCGGGCGCCATCGTCGTCAGCGTCGGCAGGAGGCTCGTCTCGGTTCCCGTCGTGGCGGCCGTGATTCCGAGCCCGTCGACCGTCGCATCCGAGTCGAAGACGAGACTCGTGGTCGCGGTCGGGTCGGTATTCGACGGATCGATGCGCAGCGTCACCGCGAGCGGCGACGCGTCGATGCGCGCGAGGTCGCTCGCGCTCGCGACGTCGATCGTCGCACCGCTCCCGAGCCCGGCGATCAGGTCGAGCGCGCGCGCGGTGATCTGCGAGCCGGCGCCGAAGAGCAGGTCGCCGTTCGCGACGCCGGACGTGCCGCTCTCGATGCGCACGCTCTCGGTGGCGGTCAGGTCGAGCACGAGGCCGCTCCAGTCGAGCGCGCCCGGCACGCTGAGGTCGAGGCTGTGGAGCTGGAACGCGACGCCGTCGGCGAACGCGACGCTGCGCGGGACGTCCTCGTCGAAGTCGAACAGCCGGATCGAGACGTCGAGATCCCGGAGCTTGGCTTCGTCGTCGAGCGCGATGCCGGCGTCCTCCTCGGCGAAGACGTGGAGGAGCGTCGCGTCGCGCTCGTCGGGGTCGGGCGCGAGCTGCATCGCCATGCCGTCCGTCGGCGGCGTCGGCAGGTTCGCGCCGGTGACGTCCGAGTCCTGTCGCACCGTGATCTCGCGCGCGGCGAAGCGCGGCGCCGCCGCGACCTCGAGGTCGCCGTCGTCGACGCCGCCCTCCACCGTGTCGTGTCCGTAGATCGCGACGTCGCCCGGCATCACGGCGAAGTCGTTGGCGGCCGTCGAGCCGCCCGCCGAGAGCGTCACGAAGTCGGCGCGGATCTCGATCGGCTGTCCGGCGACCGCGGAGTCGAGCTCGAGGTCGTCGTTCGCGACGTCGATCACGACCGCCTCGCCCGCGAGCACGAGCTTCGCGCTCGCGAGCTGCGTCGGCACGCGCGCGAGCGAGATCGCGCCGTCGATCGCGCGCAGGCCGTACGTGCCCGGCGTGGCCGTCGCCGACGACGAGCCGTCGCCGAACGCCGTGCGCGGCACGATCTTCGCGTCCGTGAAGCCGGCGTCCTGCTCGAGCACGAAGACGTCGGGCGCGGCCGTCGCATCCGACGCCTTCTGGAAGCGGGCGCCCGTCGGCGTCACGCTCGCGACCGTGCTGCCGCCGATGCCGTCCGAGGCCGAGAGCCGCACGAGCCGGTCGCCGCGCACGACGGTGCCGTTCGCGAAGCTGAGCGTGCCGACGCCGCCGAGGCCGGCGCGCAGCGTCGTCTCCGACTCCGTGTCGACCGTGAACGAGAACGCGTCGAGCAGGGGCTGGTCGACGCGCAGGCTGCCGATGCCGCCGAGGTCGAGCGTCTCGACGCGCAGCGCGGAGGTGAGGCCCGCGAGGTCGAAGCCGTTCGCCGCGAGCACGAGTCGCGTGTCCTGCAGCACGGGCGCGACCGCGTCGCCGAGCGCGACGTCGCCGTCGTCCGAGCGCAACGAGTAGGTCGTCGTGAGCGCGCCGCCCGGGTCGGCGACCGCGGGCAGGGCGGTCGCGGTCGTGGCGTCGATGTCGGCGTCCTGGCGGATCTCGAAGCGCACGTCGCTGCCGTCGCCCTGGAGCGCGAGCGTCGTCGTGTCGTCGAAGCGCACCTCGGACGGGACGGCGACGCCGCCCACCTGCTCCTCGGTGCCCGTGCCGGCGCCGTCGCCCGCGCGCAGCCGGATGTCGTTCGCGGTGAGCGACACGCCGTCGCCGACGACGAGGTGGCCGGCGCCGTTCGCGCCGCCGTGCAGCTCGAGCGCGAGCGATGCACCGGCCGAATCGCTCGCCCGCATCGCGACGCCGTCCGCGATCGCGAGCGTGCCGGTCACGGCCTCGAAGAGCTCGCCGTCGGAGGCCGCACCCTGCGTTCCGGCGATCACGTGCAGCTCGCGCGTCGCGGCGCCCGCGGCCATGTCGGCGAAGGCCTGGTCGATGGTGAACTGCTCGGCGAGCGCGATCGTGACGTTCTCGGCCTCGAGTGCGGCCTGCAGGTCGACGTCGGTCGCGCCGCCGAGCACGAGCTCGGTGCCCGTGCCCGACGCGAGCTTCGCGACGTCGGTCGCGTCGAGCGCGAGCGTGCCGTCGCGCGCCTGGAGGCTCGTCTGCGCGACGCCCGTCAGGTCGAGCGCGCTCGCGCCGAGCGTGCCCGCCGCGAGCGACGCGTCCTGGAGGATCGTGACCGACTCGCTCGCCTGGATGTCGAGGCCGCCGAACGCGATCTGCGAGCCCAGGCTGTCGTTGCGGATCGCGTCCTCGTCCGCGTTGTCGTTCACGAGGTCGTTGTCGGCGTCGACGAACAGGATGGCGCGCGAGTAGCCGTCGCCGGCCTCGACGAGCGCGTTCTCGGCGGTGATCGTCGTGCCGGTGCCGAACGTGAGGTCGCCCGCGCCGCCGAGGCCGGCCGA
This genomic interval from Myxococcota bacterium contains the following:
- a CDS encoding DUF1203 domain-containing protein codes for the protein MELRVRGIPTDECERLRAGGPDANGRPPLRRVAEGVANPCRHCLGLIAEGDEKLVLGYRPFPALQPYAETGPVFLHARACARYEAGVLPAWFDFLDPALVRGYDADDWILYETGAVVRGPELRVACERILADAAVAYVHVRSKFGCFQCRVDRAGDDAGALATTA
- a CDS encoding pitrilysin family protein, producing the protein MRAALAAVPALCALAGPAMGVDIDDPAARLERHELANGLVVLLLEDHSTPVVSLQVWVRAGSRDEARYSGIAHLFEHMMFKGSKNLEPERHAQLVTDRGGAINAFTSDDVTVYFEDVTRESLPLVIDLEAERFANLHVDDAMLTSEREVVLEERGMRTENDPGGLAFEALAATAWMAHPYRRPVIGWRSDVEAVTVEKCQEFFDAYYAANNLVLVVAGDFDAKEALDRIRLRFGSLRRSEIERNPTREPEQRGERRVVVEFDVRSPILMAGWHAPATGHPDGAALDVASQILSDGRSSRLYRTLVDREAKALYAYGGYWELQDAGLFYASAGVRPDAAIGDVEALFFGEIDRIREAGVSEAEVAKAKRQLEVGMIGGLRTAHALASRIGRDYVAFGRVRSIDERLAEIAAVAPADVQRVVATYLVPEKRSVVHVVAPAAPPQSGAEAAR
- a CDS encoding CoA-binding protein, encoding MPETDHELRAVLERCRTIAVVGIKDLESEDAYRVPQYLQLHGFRIVPVNPKLDRVLGQPAFATLRDVAEPVDLVNLFRASDHIPAHVDEILSMSARPSAVWMQLGIQNGAAAARLREAGIEVVQDRCIMVEHRRLLGAAAR
- a CDS encoding filamentous hemagglutinin N-terminal domain-containing protein, which encodes MTRTTPLTRSLARLLVGAMLVPQAALAGPAGERVVRGNVTVTRSGADTTVRASNRSIIEWTDFDIAAGESVEFVQPNARARVLNRVTGPDSTEIEGALRANGAVYIINPYGISFGGGYVDVGQLVAAAGNLGDADFVAGIDRFTGLTGRVENFGTIEAGTVALLGASVANHGTITVPNGRIWMLAGDEVIVAEHGSPVVVRVAAPDAAAQTAYAVENTGTLDAGRRGAVRLAAGDLLSLAIHNAGTVRAREIALEGGEGSRVQVGGVLDASNATGGPVRDGGTIEIRGDQVFVDGAVLDASGRRGGGAIHVGGDVQGALADGSDARNAQLTYVSDDSTLRADALVTGDGGEVVVWSDGVAVANGAISARGGERGGDGGFVETSGKQWLSVAGTPDLGAANGRGGEWLLDPANIDVVAAKTVPNGDARDLTDELDDLANALFITGTPIILPEAASSEIEVASLRTALARGIDVTLSTEYLNARSERSSTEEGNITFQTGLDFASEVVVPETQSTLTLRAANQIVVDGAITDATNANLSLTLDFESGDADQPQLAGADFASDPLNESLHLNAGLDVKGQVLLRGARVNAAMGVGISGLAITVDARDAISVGDLTANGGIVRLDSANGGITVDGNVATGGDSFIANAVRGDLAVTGDIDTRIDPLDLESGGGNVELLATAAYELDDKGDPIPPDGVTVLEAQGGDVTLSGATLDAGGGVAIEAGHDLVVSNAITTTGGGVAITISDNPETAEIDKVSHPFVTGGQTATISGPITTNGGSVSIRSTAALETDRDIAVDLALSGDIDTRATTPLDPASDGDVTIEISGDVDVAATVDITGANVQVSAGLGGAGDLTFGTGTTITAENALVEAGDGYSRAILFVDADNDLVNDNADEDAIRNDSLGSQIAFGGLDIQASESVTILQDASLAAGTLGASALDLTGVAQTSLQARDGTLALDATDVAKLASGTGTELVLGGATDVDLQAALEAENVTIALAEQFTIDQAFADMAAGAATRELHVIAGTQGAASDGELFEAVTGTLAIADGVAMRASDSAGASLALELHGGANGAGHLVVGDGVSLTANDIRLRAGDGAGTGTEEQVGGVAVPSEVRFDDTTTLALQGDGSDVRFEIRQDADIDATTATALPAVADPGGALTTTYSLRSDDGDVALGDAVAPVLQDTRLVLAANGFDLAGLTSALRVETLDLGGIGSLRVDQPLLDAFSFTVDTESETTLRAGLGGVGTLSFANGTVVRGDRLVRLSASDGIGGSTVASVTPTGARFQKASDATAAPDVFVLEQDAGFTDAKIVPRTAFGDGSSSATATPGTYGLRAIDGAISLARVPTQLASAKLVLAGEAVVIDVANDDLELDSAVAGQPIEIRADFVTLSAGGSTAANDFAVMPGDVAIYGHDTVEGGVDDGDLEVAAAPRFAAREITVRQDSDVTGANLPTPPTDGMAMQLAPDPDERDATLLHVFAEEDAGIALDDEAKLRDLDVSIRLFDFDEDVPRSVAFADGVAFQLHSLDLSVPGALDWSGLVLDLTATESVRIESGTSGVANGDLLFGAGSQITARALDLIAGLGSGATIDVASASDLARIDASPLAVTLRIDPSNTDPTATTSLVFDSDATVDGLGITAATTGTETSLLPTLTTMAPATSIDTIFVRSRRGNAFVDIADVALADVLDVRAGTNSVDGIESTEVGIARLEATMGDLDLAGDFDRVFLQAREIELAASNAGDEILADSDDVILRGTTAATPLRVQLEQHDAFDLTPGHGSIVRAEQITGRGGSALGLDYRLIQETGGFAVTGAVADQLAGFDLTLETRETNAALGGISIDPTADTATSPRFYGFHAKTAGGVIAIDAANFRTLADQSYEGAVRIDQDTRLSASSIRFADTVQGATDGGQSLELDVVDKLHLVKGVGNDGLVAGPTAMNRLRDLTVNFVGGVGELELGSSADPSQDVFGAGSVATALANTDTVAIDLAGDLLVRSVDAVDFAAGTTTPASRKPVARTATIYQRGRGTLAIRTDGNVSLGDYDPNPATLAKDAVLASGEKLTVAGTLDIDALGDVAVGDLTADSIQIDAANLIVLRRPAASVRRSNGSFEPDGGVDWVANDFQLATTGATGALAQLGRGNRLVIGSSAGRPAIDGVPLDAPLFEVNPNDSALGPRQLFYDADPADLDVAPLVLDGRPAGPSTTDLTEALAEAPARPESRASLATPAIEPDAFAEIGIATREATAGELVSRTRASAIFDDASRGWRSDREVARLTAARLDLHNAQEAMRLFEDLFGADLHNAPELRATLGAAVSDFRSQTGARRVLGFELRRFLKNRPSTQFDAYQTLEALDRLFSAHRRTGLVPGEYGPVQRAWVEAITPDGITPDELAEAIHPSRYVRGSDVLDIFGS
- a CDS encoding pitrilysin family protein; amino-acid sequence: MSARAGAPRALAARVALAVALALGAGCQLVGRAAERAPVYGPPFATLPPAWDEAPPEPADAPITEPGALARFALPNGLHAILLSDHRLPHLVVGVALRRGAGAEPPELAGLAAYTAELLERGAGDRDALALATLVDGLGASLGASADWDSMTVTASGLSSDVDTLFEVLRDVVLRPRFDAEEGRKARAETLAGLEQAKDDPATLVGWHAARAAYGDHRYGTPAEGTSETVARLDAAAARRFWESVAIANDAVVFAAGDIDRAAFEARVQSAFGGWRSGDVPPEAPAPPARVPGERKVVVVDEPDLNQARIVLVHEGLARADERRIPAAVMNDILGGGGFSSRLMKSVRSEAGLTYGVWSGFGLRRRPGPFIVETFTQVPRARAALDRVLAELERIATEPPDAAEVAGARTLRVGRFGLGLETSSSVVEALVDLDVHGLPEDGLDTFRGRVRRVDVEEVARMARELVHPERAAIVVLGPASALVPQLEGLGHVEVVAP